The genomic interval ACTTCCATGTCGGGGTAGTAGCGGGCTAAGGTGAGGTCGTCGTAGCGGGGCACGCCGTGGGCATCCGGGTCGATAAGCTCCTCCACGGTCTGCTCGTAGCCCTTCTTGGCCCGGGCCTCAAGCTCCTCATAAGAGGCCCCAAACCCCGCCCGGCGCATCAGGTGCGCCATCAACGCTATCTCTTTCTTCGTCGGCATGGCCTTTCCTTTCTTGCAAAATAGTTCTTGTTTTGTCCAGGTAAGGCTCCAAAAGCGTGGGCTTCGCCAAAGCCTTTGGAACGTGAACATTATAGTTTTTACTGTAAAAAAGTGTCAAGAATTTAGCTTTGAACTAGCTTTGCGGACGGTAACGTTTACTCTCTTCCTTAACGGGGCTGGATTTAATCCAGGTCTGCCCCTAAAATTACCCTAACTCGAAAGAGGCTAAGACATTTAGAAAGGGACAAGAGATGCCTAAATTCGCGCGTTATCATGCTCACGGCGAAGTCGCCTACGGGGTAGTGGAAGGCAACGCAGTGAAGCAGATCAAGGGAAGCATTTTCGGGAAGTACGAAGTGACGGACCGTACCCACACGCTGGCTGATGTGAAGCTGCTGGCTCCCTGCACCCCCGGGAAAATCCTCGCTGTCGGGCTCAACTACAAGAGCCACCTCGGCGAGCGAGACCCCATGAAAGAGCCTCTAATCTTCTACAAGCTCCCGTCGTCCGTAGTCGGCCCCAACGAGAACATTATCCTGCCCAAGTCCTTCACGGGCCGCGTCGACGAGGAGGGTGAGTTGGTGGCTATTATCAAAGACCGGTGTAAACACGTCGCCAAAGAGGACGCCCTCAAGCACGTCCTCGGCTACACCTGCGGCAACGACGTCAGCGCCCGCGAATGGCAGCGCGGGGACGGCCAATGGTGGCGCGCCAAGGCGTCGGACACTTTCAGCGCCCTGGGCCCCTACATCGCCACCGGCCTGAACCCCGATAATCTGAACTTGAAGGCTCGAGTTAACGGGAAGGTGGTCCAGGAAGAGAA from SAR202 cluster bacterium carries:
- a CDS encoding DUF2437 domain-containing protein — translated: MPKFARYHAHGEVAYGVVEGNAVKQIKGSIFGKYEVTDRTHTLADVKLLAPCTPGKILAVGLNYKSHLGERDPMKEPLIFYKLPSSVVGPNENIILPKSFTGRVDEEGELVAIIKDRCKHVAKEDALKHVLGYTCGNDVSAREWQRGDGQWWRAKASDTFSALGPYIATGLNPDNLNLKARVNGKVVQEENTKMFLFNLQEVIAHVTKSITLEPGDVIYTGTPGKTAQLHDGDTVEVEVEGVGVLRNPVKNEA